From Alloacidobacterium dinghuense:
GGTCGACGGCGTAATCTACATCACCATTCCGGATCATGTGTGGGCGCTGGATGTGCGGACTGGAAGCCCCCTGTGGCGCTACGACTGGGTCGATCATGGTGGCCATCTCGTGGGGCAGCGCGGGGTAGGGATCTGGAGGTCGACGGTTTTTTTCCTCACCCCGGATAACTGGCTCATCGCGCTGAATGCAAATACAGGGCGGGAACTGTGGAGGAGGAATTATGCCGACGCGCGCAAACAGTATTTCTCGACGTCGGCGCCTCTTATCGTCAAGAACCACGTAATTGTCGGGGTCGGCGGGGATGCGATGGACATGCCCGGATTCCTCGATTCATTCGATCCTGAAACGGGCGATCTGCAATGGACCTGGTGGTCGACGCCACGCAATGGCGATCCGGCGCTGAAGACGTGGCCGAATGAGGCGACATCGGACCACGGCGGTGGCATGACGTGGATGCCGGGAACTTACGATCCGGAACTAAATCTGCTCTACTGGCCAACTGGGAATACTAATCCAGTGTTTGCTGGGCAGGGGCGTCCAGGTGCCAATCTATGGACGGAAGCGATCGTCGCGCTCGATTTGGATACAGGGAAATTGAAGTGGTATTTCCAGGTTTCGCCCCACGACACGCATGATTTCGACAATACGACGGCTCCGATTCTCTTTGATCAGGTTGTGGACGGGAAGCCGCGCAAGTTGGTCGCGCAGGCAGCTCGGAACGGCTTCTTTATAACGCTTGATCGAGTTACAGGCAAATATCTTGTGGTGAAGCCGTATGTGCCTCTGGACTATTACTCAGGCCTTTCGCAGGAGGGGGAACCTATCCCGTTTCCCGATAAGGATCCTACGGTCGGCGGTTCCATCAACATCGTGAATGCGTCAAACTGGCCGGCCCCTGCGTACAATCCGCAAACCGGCTTGGTCTATGTCAACTCAGTCGAAGGAAAGGCTATTTACTACCTGACCGATGACAGCAAAGAACCGTCAGGTTATGGAGGCACGGGTATGAGCATTGGCTATTCGCAGCGCGTGCTGCAGGCGATCGATCCGCTTACAGGCAATGCAGTGTGGAAGCATGCGTATCCGAACCTGAATAATGCACCGACCACAGTTGGTCCGAGCATTCTGACGACCGCAAGCAATCTGCTTGTTACCGGTGACGACCAGAAGAATGTGATCATCTACAGTGCCGATAAAGGTGATGTGCTTTGGCATCACGAAGTTGGCGCCAATGAATCGGGTGGGGTGATTACCTACATTCTGGATGGAAAACAATATGTTTTGTTCGGAGCAGGTGACAGCCTCTACGCCTGGAGCCTGCCTCAATGAAGGCCAATTGCACCCATTACGGCAGTTCATGAACAGGAGATAGGAGATGATCATTAGTCTGAAAGGCCGAACGGCGGTTATTACGGGAGGAAGCCGTGGTCTTGGTGAAGCAATGGCAAAGGCTCTGGCCGAAGCAGGCGCGAACGTTGCGTTGGTCGCACGCGACAGCAAGCGTCTGGCACTGGTGCGCGATGCCATTGAGGAAACGGGCGGAACAGCTGCCATCTTTACCGCCGACGTGACGCAGGAGAAAGAGGTCGCCATCCTGGCGGATGCCGTAAATCAGCGCTTCGGAGCTGCACAGATTCTCATTAACAATGCGGGAACGAATATCCGGAAGAATCTGGTGGATTACTCGCTGGAGGAGTTTCGCAGCGTTCTGGACTCGAGTTTGATCTCGACATTTCTGATGTGCCGCGCATTTGTGCCGGGAATGAAGGGTTCCGGTTACGGCCGCGTTCTGAACATGACTTCGATTATGAGTCATGTGTCGTTACCGGGGCGTACCGCGTATTCCTCTGCAAAGGCGGCTCTTCTCGGTCTCACACGCGCGCTAGCGCTGGAATTGGCCGGCGAAGGAATCACCGTCAACGGTATTAGCCCGGGGCCTTTCGGAACGGACATGAATGCGGCGGTGATGAACAATCCGGAAGCCAATGCCTTGTTTCTTGCGAGCCTGCCGGTTGGGAGATGGGGCAAGATCGAGGAGATTGGCGCCCTCGCCTGCTATCTGTGCTCCGAAGACGCGGGATTTATCACGGGAACCGACATCCTCATCGACGGCGGGTGGACGGCCAAGTAACTCGGCCATGTGAGAAAGATAAATATGCCGTCGCGTTGGCCGACTCTAGCTACTTATTCACAGCAGGCGACTGCGTATGCGAGGGCTGCGGCGGCACATAGTCGACCAGCGTGTCGACGGGCTTTTTCCCGGCCCATGCGATGCCACGCAGCAGCATTTGCTGAATTTGATAATTGCTGAAGTTCGCGTACTCATGCCCCTGCATCCAGACGAACGCCCTGGCCGGCTCACCACCTGGCAAAGCGTGTTCATAGATCCAGATCTGCGGCACAACTTCTCCTTTGTGCGCGCCAGCGCTCGGCGTCCCCGGTATGACGGCGGTAGCCAGGACATGCATGCTCGGGTTCTGCGCCCAGGTCATGTTGTAGAAGGCTTCGTCGAAGATGGTGATGTTTGACATGCCCTTCATGATGGGGTTGGCAGCGTCAACGATTGTATAAGGGATGGGCGCGCCTAATGTGTAGTTGACCTCACCGTGCTTTTTTGCGCCTCCGACAAGTGTGGCGAAATATGCGGGGTCGGGGCCGCACAGTGAATCGTGAATGCTGACTAATCCGCC
This genomic window contains:
- a CDS encoding SDR family NAD(P)-dependent oxidoreductase, which produces MIISLKGRTAVITGGSRGLGEAMAKALAEAGANVALVARDSKRLALVRDAIEETGGTAAIFTADVTQEKEVAILADAVNQRFGAAQILINNAGTNIRKNLVDYSLEEFRSVLDSSLISTFLMCRAFVPGMKGSGYGRVLNMTSIMSHVSLPGRTAYSSAKAALLGLTRALALELAGEGITVNGISPGPFGTDMNAAVMNNPEANALFLASLPVGRWGKIEEIGALACYLCSEDAGFITGTDILIDGGWTAK
- a CDS encoding ThuA domain-containing protein translates to MPLALLLLLAFTAVLTPQANCQATSANAQAPRPWDQNPTGMHIYIWAGLKSHQPGQHDYPQFLADWSKLLTEHGAVVDGALHAPRAADLEHADVVIIYKGDAGYLIDEEKAALEAYIKRGGGLVSIHDSLCGPDPAYFATLVGGAKKHGEVNYTLGAPIPYTIVDAANPIMKGMSNITIFDEAFYNMTWAQNPSMHVLATAVIPGTPSAGAHKGEVVPQIWIYEHALPGGEPARAFVWMQGHEYANFSNYQIQQMLLRGIAWAGKKPVDTLVDYVPPQPSHTQSPAVNK
- a CDS encoding acido-empty-quinoprotein group A, which translates into the protein MKLASGACAAIATAALAGASPAVPHVSLDPNAIGKAPITSWTTFNGDYSGQRYSTLTQIAPANVNQLAQQWVFKITGVGAQRGAPVPVIKCTPLLVDGVIYITIPDHVWALDVRTGSPLWRYDWVDHGGHLVGQRGVGIWRSTVFFLTPDNWLIALNANTGRELWRRNYADARKQYFSTSAPLIVKNHVIVGVGGDAMDMPGFLDSFDPETGDLQWTWWSTPRNGDPALKTWPNEATSDHGGGMTWMPGTYDPELNLLYWPTGNTNPVFAGQGRPGANLWTEAIVALDLDTGKLKWYFQVSPHDTHDFDNTTAPILFDQVVDGKPRKLVAQAARNGFFITLDRVTGKYLVVKPYVPLDYYSGLSQEGEPIPFPDKDPTVGGSINIVNASNWPAPAYNPQTGLVYVNSVEGKAIYYLTDDSKEPSGYGGTGMSIGYSQRVLQAIDPLTGNAVWKHAYPNLNNAPTTVGPSILTTASNLLVTGDDQKNVIIYSADKGDVLWHHEVGANESGGVITYILDGKQYVLFGAGDSLYAWSLPQ